attatgtaccatcctagactccgtctcacttaacaccaggtgcgattgcggtcaaatacctgcctttttaTGAATCAAAATGATCTTAATGAATCTCAAGAAAAAGCGAAAGGGCGAGACAACGAAaggtttaaatttattttgacaGTGTGAGGttaaaaaattgattttgagAAGATGCAAGTTACCTTACTATATCTATTATTATCTCTCTATTAACAGAACTACGCAGTATCAGCGAGAATTCAAATTCAACGCGAGACCGTGTTGTTCCACCATAATTGAATCCCCAGCGCAGCCCAAACTAGCTATTAACAAGCCGATCCGCACAGAACTAATAAAACTACAAATCGATATTCAAATCCAAACAAAAAGTAAATTCGTTAGTCCGGAAGTAACTCAATTAAGCATATTGGAAACCAACTTTGAGCGGCGGAGTTGGAACTAGGAACTAGTTAGCTAATAGCGGAGATAAATGACTAGGTAGCTCcgtcagggatgttatggatatccgtaaccgtaaccgaaactatcggatatccgaaacaaaaaaaatatacgtgaccgaaaccgattcaaaagttttggataaaggcggagtctaaatattttttaatatttgttagttttttttatccacaatgaggaagctcttggcctgtatctcacctgatggtaagtgatgatcaagccgcaggtggaagcgagcttcacccggaatcctcaaccacggaggaactggctatcttacctctaactctaacttgtctggcattccctggcaccagcTAATATCCGCACCTATTTTAGCATTATAATAGGTGTCGTCTTAATACATAAAGTGGCTATATctcgcagcatcttgctatttgaattttacatttttaaaattctaatatccgtaaccgaaattatccgaaccTTTCGGAACAATCCGAAAcgatttcatatccgtaaccgtatccataaccgaaacttcatatccttaacaTCCCTGCAGTCCATTGTCACAGGAATTTCGTGTTAGAGCCCAGAAAATGGGATTTTGCAACAGCTGACTTCAGAATAGCGAAACTTCTGAACGAGACTCGGTAAACTGCGTTTAACGCAAGTAAAAAGTTTGAGAGTTATTTGGGTTATGAGTATAAAATCCTGAGTGGGGGACGGAAGAGGGACGAATTTTGCAAGTTACTttcatattattaataatgcacAGTTTGCTTTGTAATATGGTGGAATGGTTAATCGACGTACTTAAGAAAGAGCAATCATGACTTCGTTAGTAACACGGGcaaaattttgaaagtaataATTAATCAATGATACTCATCATCTCCGCCATAgggtacgtccactgctgaacataggcctctcccaatgctttccatgttgcccggttgatagcggcctgcgtccagcgccttcttgctacctttatgagtcgtcggtccaccttgtgggtggacgtcacacgctgcgttttccggtacgcggcctccactctataaccttgctgccccatcggccgtcagttctgcgtactatgtgccctgcccattgccacagcttgctaatccgtcgggctttCAAtgatatcaataaataaataaaaataatttattgtttcccACAACCAACATTTAAaagttacatttaaaattaaaaccagaGTAAATTAAATACAGAAAACAAAAGGCCATGAGGTCACTGATATCAATTTAGTTTACATTTAACTTTGAATTCTTTGTTAGTATGTGAATCCTTTtcaaggtacctacttatacacGTCTCAATATGGCTTACCTCATCATTCGTAACAACATAGCGGCTGGTACTAAGAAGTGGGGGAATAAACCAAGTCACAGATGTTTTCCACGTAAACTTAATAAATgaagcatttatttatttagctctGAACAGTAcacaactataaataaattaagcccGAGCAGTTTTGTAACTCGTGCAGACTTAGTCCTTTCAACAAAGGAACCAGTCTAACTTCGAAACACGTTCCTTAACAGCATTTAAATGGAGCGAGATACATGTACAAATTATACAGCCAATCTTATAAGTTAGTACTGTGAaaaatctaaggctgagttgcaccacctaactttgaccgtaaccataacgataaccggtggttttgtatagagtttgacagatttttgaagtttgtcaaagttaaagtaagatcttTATCTTTGGACATCtttatctttggacaatctcacacagcgccatttttttttaaatacatacatattatacatagtaacacccagacccgtcacagaaattaaaattcatcatttcaatttctgcccggccgggaatcgaacccgggacctctcggcatagtagtccgttctgaaccactacaccaaacggccgatggTGGAACCCAGCcgaaaacgttaaaataacggtatcgttatagccaatgcgctactgtcatagtgacattgacgtacgTCCTTACATCACgtaacgtcagaatagagggacgcgtgCGGATGACTCCTCGCGCTTTTGGTGCTAAGTgataaattgtatttaaaatgaggcaatataatgtgaatgTTAAGTGTCTagcgttttatttatgagatctaccggcctctaataataCTTATCACAAAATATAATATAAGTGGTACTTATTACAAAATATCAGTCAAAAGCGAATTTTGTGCGAAAATTATGAGATAAATTAACTAGAAATCTAAAATTGACAAAAGCAGTTCTTTGAATCACTTTTAGAATTAAAATCAAAGTTTGGGATTATTTTGCatgtatttaataaatctatacttataataaatctgtagagaggtcaattctgtacatgaaatatattttcaaaataactatcagggggtgattagtgatcgatactgatgccaaaaatgcaatcagtaaaatttttgtctgtctgtctgtctgtctgtctgtctgtctgtatgttccttatagaaacaaaaaccacttgacggattttaacgaaacttggtacaattattcttcatactcctgggcaggttataggatacttaggaattcccacgggaacgggaattagcgggaaaatccttttgtacgataaatctaaaccgcttaagttagacgcttgaaatttggcatgcaggtaccttagtaaacttaaagcttagttacaacaggatattgcaaaattcccatggggacgggagttagcgggaaaaaacatttgtatgaaaaaatctaaaccgcgtaagatagactcttgaaatttggcatgcaggtaccttagtaaacttaaagcttagttacaacaggatattgcaaaaatctcacgggaacgggagttagcgggaaaaaacatttgtatgaaaaaatctgaaccgcgtaagataggtgaagggggggtaaaacgagatccacgcgcacgaagtcgcgggcggccgctagtattacaATACGAGCCTTTCTTGGAAGTGAGACAAGATGATCACATAAAAATTATAAGGCAGATTAAGCAATAtcacattaaaatattttcataagaaaaacAGGGTTATGTAAGATGTGGTAAAAATAGCTTAGAATAATATAAATAGTCGTTGAGCAATCCATTTGAAGTGTTCCGAATAATTTAAGCTAAATATATTTGTTTTGGAATGACGAGACTTTGGCCAGCGGCCATCTTCGGTTTCGTTTTTTTCCTAAATAGCCTTTTTTTACTTAGAAacagtattatttttgtaatcaACCAACCATTTCAAGTTTCTATATAGAAGAAGCATTAAGTAAGCAAGATGCTCTATGTTAGTTAGATATTACTCGTTATGTCAATCAATAGTTacacaagaaataaaaattagttAGTGCAGTTCCAATTAAAATAAGGTATTCCAGAGATATTTTGCCATAGAATTTAAAGCCATACGGTTGCATTATTTTAACGAGTCCTCCGCTAATATTTGTAaacagttcaaaattaattatcaGTGAACCACGTGTTATAATGAAACACGCAGCAAGCAAAGCGATTTGTTTGGGTAAACGCAAACATATCCAAAATTAATTCGCGCAAAATACTGGTGCGAATTCCTATGAATGAAAACTGGAGTTGGCTCTAAAAACAGGCtacggcttaaaagtgctggcACTATGTGCCACACGCGTTGCCAAGTCGAACTGTTTTATTTTAGTGGCTTGTGTAAATAATATCGTAAACTAGCATTCGCCTGCGGGTTCGAATGGATTCCGGTGACACCACAATAAAATTTTGTCCTGTTATAATCCAGGGGAAATTGTCGACGAAGCACAGTAACACAAAAAACAATCAACCTGTACCTTTTTGCTTTAGtaaaacgcccgtattcacaaacattactatgaggtctcaccgtgcgcgtggacgcacaaggtgacacacgaaccaatcacagagctctattcaaagttgtgcgttcgatttgctgcttcacttaagcaagcataatttgtgaatacgggcaaaaGACTTTTGTGTTCATGTAGTTTTAGCATAGAATGGGACTCCACTTCCACTGGGAAGTGGAACCTTATTCACTGGACTAAGGGAATACCATATATTTTGCGAATACCAGTCTTCTCCAGCCCTTCTGGCCAGCGCAGCAGCGTGGGCAGAGTAGGCTGAATCtaagtgatctatcaacgcacagcccaaaccactggacggatcgggctgaaatttggcatgcaggtagctgttatgacgtaggcatccgctaagaaaggtttttacgaaactccaccctcaaggaggtaaaacgggatccacgcgtacgaagtcgcaggcggccgctaataaataaataaataatatccttggatatttacactgcgcctcttgGGATTAGTCCCAAATTAAACAAAGCTTTTACtttgggtactagacaacgaatcttttattttcctttgaaaGATAGATAAGATATGGTTGTACTcatgcaatggagactaaatggcCTGACACTGAAAAGATTTTACGGTTCAGCCCATCAACTTCGAAGTTCAACCCCTCTCAAACAAACATTTATACCCCTTCATAAAACGGACATTAATAAAGCTGTACTCAAGATTATTATTTGCAAATCTCAATATCTTCGAGTGAACAGATCCGGTGACAGCCACTTAAGTGCTCCGTCTAATGAAACCCTTGCTTAAAGAGGGTGGATCTGCTAAGAGGCGTATTTAACAGTCGTGCCAGTCAACACAATCAGGGTGAAAAGCAGTAggcttaattaaaaacaaatgtattgtATTTGTTAGGAtgtaggctggttttagaatagCACTCACGCACGTTGACCGTGGACattgacagccgaaatgtataaCGTTGGCGTCGAGCGATCAGCCTCAGTCCGGAACATTTTCTTTCACTGAacatttcattatcatcatttcagccacaaaacggccactgctgaacataggctaccaatgacttccacatcgcacggttggtagcggcctgcatccagcgccttcctgctacctttattaggtcgtcggtccaccttgtgggtggacgtccctcGATGCGTTTTTCGGaactccactccagaaccttgctgccccatcggccgtcagttctgcgtactatgtgccctgcttaTTGTCACTTCAGCCgttttcttgaaataaataacattgacatgtcagcgccgacgatcagcaaGCGGTCAGAGCTTATTATTCAATATCTTACCTCTGTCTGTTGACATAACAATAGTATTAAGTGTAGCGTTGTTGTTttggcagttggaggtaagatagccagttcctctatgATTCCGGGTGAAGCATTTTACCTTGTGCAATGTAAATTTTTActttctatcaggtgagatgcaggatTGCAGGCCAAGAATAAGAACTTCACTGTTGTGGTTTTAAAATTAGACCACAAAAGAGCTATTTATTAAACGCACACGTAAACACAAAATACACAGAGAACAAGATAAGCTTGtatattcattcattcattactTTGTGACGTAAGCCTATTGTATTACAGTCCATTGTGCATTAACGCGACGAGATAATCGACCAAAGTCAGGGTTGTCAACGTCCGCATTTCGTGCTTGATTGATCGACCCTGGCTGACAAAGGGTTCCGtcgttaaatatatttttaaataatgcaAGTAGGTCACTGACAACACGCAATAGCACTGGACAGCGTGAAACCAAATTATGGTGCATGAAAAATGATTCAGgagcatttatttaaataactaatgaCATGACAACTACATTTTGAGTCACGGtatgaatttatatttttatacctaGCTAGTTAAACGTTAAAGTTATGCAATAGTCTCacaataatttcaaatatttacataatagtTCCTACTTTTCTGAAGATCATGGAATAGTTAAGCTGGTGcctaaagaaatattttaattaagtatgatACCTACTGTTCAAATAAGTAAATTTTACATAACCTGTCCCTGAAACAACAAAAATAGCAGAATATCGGTACTTACTTATAAGAAAAGTGACATCATTTTATACACTGACTTGCAACACTCATTTTAAACTATAGGTCTAGCTTTTCTGAGCTATGAGAGCGGCACGGCAgggatgacattgacataattgaCACAGCATGCAAATAAGTCTCGCTGAAGTTTGACGATttgccgatggggcagcaaggttctggagtggaggccacgtaccggaaaacgcagcgtgggacgtccatccacaaggtggaccgacgacctgataagggtagcaggaaggcgctggatgcaggccgctaccaaccgtgcgatgtggaggacattaggggaggcctatgttcagcagtggacgtcctatggctgaaatgatgatgatgatgatgaaatttgaCGTCTCAAGAACACCCATCCGAGCCGCTCCTATGCGTCAGGAACTTGATCTTTAATTAAGTACTAGGTATTTAAAAAGCCCTATAGTTCTAATTTCCATGCCTTCATATAACATTTTGGCTCAATTGCGCCACCTAGCCATTATATCGTTCCATCAACAAACTAACTCAACGCGCTACAAAGTCTCCACTCAATAATGTTAATTGAGTTACTTGGACACTAATGAATTCAGTTTTTTGGGCTTAACATATTAATTTGGGGTATTTCCATTCAGAACTTGTCCCAGCCTGGAAAATGGagggtaaaataaaaaagagaaTCTTGTGATAGAATATAATGTCAGTTATTTTGAACAGTTTTTCTGGGAATAAATGATTTCTCACGTGTTatctttgtattttttatatttaagtcAATTGATTGAAACAATTTTTCGAATCGATCCAGTGGTTTCtattccaatacaaacaaacagtaAAATATTTCTACATTGAATACGTGTTATAGCAAAGCTTTACTctaatatacttatttattatattactgtaaatattataaagtagtGCCTAACTACCCTTGCTCCATAGCTCTAACCGTTTTGCAATTTGAGAGATCCTACATACAGTGGAAACTGCATTCATATAGTGCGCATCAAGAAATCGCACTCATAATACAACGGGAGCCGCATCATCGCGCAACAGAACTCCTGCAATTCACACATAATACAACAACGGGAGCCGCATCATCGCGCAATATAACTCCTGCATTACCTACTTACGTGGAATTTGCATTCATCTGCATAGTGCGCATTAAGAATCACGCACTCAATACTGCAAGAAAAATCGTTCATCGTATGCAAAACCAGCAAATTGCAAGATATCAAGCAAGTCAGTTTTGCAACAATCATCAAACGTCATCAAACGCAACCCGGCATTCCCGGCAAGACGGCGGGTTGGGGGGCGCCGGAACACGAGGCCAGCAACAAATTACTTCACGAAGTGGGCGTGACATCCATCTTCGCGCTGCCTGAAGTTCGCGCGCGCATCGAGGATTGGCCAACGCACAACATCGTTCGTTCTCTCGTCGGTCATCGTTCACTTGTTCGCTGCTGCTTCGGCTGTTTCCGCTGCCATCGGTCAACGCTGTTTACCGCCGACGCCATTTGCTTAGAGTGTGCAGTGCTATTGTTTTTAAGTCGAAAGACATAACTCGTGCAGTGATACTCGCAGTGTGTATAATTTTAAGCCACATAGTGATTTATAGcatttgtattttattgcatttgACAAGACAATGGAGCTGAACGAGCTAATAGCCGCGCGAGGCTACGTAAAAGGTACGATTACACGATTAACTTCACTTGTTTCGACACCGCAGTCAGTTAAAAACTTGTCTAAAGAAAACTTAATTGCTAAGAGGCAAAAATTGATCGACTCCTTTAGTCAATACGAAAAGctaaatataaagattttaactATCCAACCAGAGGACAAGGAGAATGTCGAACTCTTTGAGGAAAACTATTACAACATCACATCAGTAATTGACCAAGAACTTAACAGCCGTGATAATAGGAATCACTCAGCTCCAATGTCCAAATTGCATTTACCACCAATTGATGTACCAATATTTAGTGGTAAGTTCTCGGATTATGTACCATTTAAAAACTTATTCCACTCATTAATAGATCAAAACGATTCCATTGACAATGTTCAAAAACTGTATTACCTTCgatcatatttaaaaaatgagcCATTAGATCTTGTAAAAAACTTACCCTTGACTAGTGAAAGTTACAGTCaagcaattaaaattattgaagaCAGATACAACAACAAACACAAACTCGTTAATGAGCATATTTGTTTATTGTTGGATCTTAAGCCAATCACAAAATCCACGGCAGTTAATTTAAGAGAATTTGTGTCCAATGTAAAACAACAAATATCTGCTTTAAGTAATTTGGAGCCAAACGTATCATTTTGGGatgctataatattatgtattttgtaccGCAAATTAGATGCATACACGTCACGCGCATTTCATATGGAAAGAGATGCCACGAAGGAGCCAACTATCAACACCTTCCTTGAATACTTGGATAAGAGAGCGCTGGCGCTTGAGAATGCTGATCCGGGATTCCACGGGCAGCAACGCCAGCCGCAAAAGGAGCAAGGCAATGCCGTTGGTAGGATGGTAGCCTACACAGCTGCGCAGGAGCCTACATGCTTATACTGTAAGTTGAAACACAAACTTTATTTATGTAACAGTTTTAAATTACTGCATACAAAGGACAGAATTAAATTTGCCAAGGATAAAGGCCTGTGTAATATTTGTTTGGGGGCTCACACCGGAAAATGCAAATATCATTTTCGGTGTGCAGAATGTAAAGAGGCCCACAACACATTGCTGCATTGCAGCGCACATAAGAGTAATAACTCAGATAAAACTCATACGGCATCATCATCCACTGCTTCCCTAGCAGcaagcaataataataataatgatgtacTTTTACCCACAGCTAAAGTCAAACTTATTGCTCGAGATGGTACCGAAGTTTACTTAAGAGCCCTACTAGACAGTGGGTCCCAGCTGTCCTTTATTTCACAAAAGGCAGTAAGGCTGCTTGATCTGGACCTCACCGATAGCAATGTCAAAGTAGTGGGCATAACTTCAACACAGACAAAGTTAAAGCATTGCTTACCTTTAGAGATTTACTCAATAACTTGTCCATATAAAATTTCAGCCACTTGTCACGTTGTTGATCAAATCACATGCAATTTACCTCAACACAAATTCAGTGCATCTGACATAttgatacctaaaaatattaaattggctGATGATCAATTTAATATACCAGCTGAGATTGATGTATTAATGGGAGCGGACGTATTTTTTCAGGTGCTGCTGCCTACAGAGCTGCCGGTGCTGCCTGAGCGCCAGCAGTCTGCATCAGAGGCCGGCACTCCGCAACCACGTCTTATCAACACTTATTTTGGATATATAATTGGAGGTACCCTACCACATATTTCATCTAAGGTCTGCAAAAAGGTAACGTTAAAGTGTACTACTTGTGAGTCTGACATTAATGAAACCTTAAGTAAATTTTGGAAGACAGAAAGCGTTCCTCAGATCTATGATGAAAGGTCATCAGAGCAAGAGCTCTGCGAGTATGTTTTGAAGTCTCTTTACCTTTAAAATTACCTCTTGATGAAATCAATGATGCGCTAGGTGATTCCTTTAATTTTgctttaaaaaggtttttaaacTTAGAGAAAAGGCTGCTTAATGATCCATATCTTTTTATTGAGTACCAAAAATTTATTCATGATTATATTAACTTGCAACATGGCCAATATGTAGATATTGAACTgtatgaattaaataaaaatgcagttTATTTCTTGCCTCATCATGCAGTTTTAAAGCCTGACAGTAAAACTACTAAATTACGTACAGTTTTTGACGGTTCAATGAAGACTAACAAAAAGGTGTCTTTAAATGATTTGCTTTTGAATGGGCCGACTGTACAAAGAGAtttgtttgaaattttattactGTTTCGTTTTGGCGATTTTAACTTTACTTCCGACATAAAACAAATGTTTCGAAATGTGCGTATTATGCCGGAGCATGCTAGTTTGCAAAACATACTATGGAGGGATAGCCCTGATGAACCTATTAAGTGTATAAGATTAGACACGGTTACTTATGGGTTAAAAAGTTCAAATTATTTAGCAACTCGCTGTCTGAAAGAATTAGCAATGCATCATAAGCATACCTATCCTCTGGCTTCATTTATTATAGAGAACTGCACATATGTTGATGATATCCTgtatgcaaataataatttagatattATCCTAGAGGCAAAATCACAACTTCGCAAGCTCCTAAGCTTAGGTAGTTTTCACACACATAAATGGTCATCCAATGATAATAGGGTACTGACTGACATTCCCTCAGCTGAACGCCACTTTGATGATATAGAGCTTCAGCAAGACAACTGCCTGTTAAAGACGTTAGGTTTGAAATTAATAGTTAAAGATGACAAGTTCGAAATGTCTTGTCCAGAgccatataataataataattgcacaAAAAGAGACATTCTTTCATATATTGGGAAAATGTATGATCCCATGGGATTTGTTAGTCCTATAATTGTGCAAGCAAAGGCTATCATGCAAAGGTTATGGGCTTCTAAAACCGCCTGGGATTCCACGCCTGATGATGACATTAGGCATGCGTGGCATGAGTTTTCCGCTGCATTAGCTATGATGGAGCCAATTTATATTCCTAGAAATATACATGTTAATAATACAGATAAAATTGAATTGATAGGATTCTCAGATGCATCCAGTTCTACGGCATATGGATGCTGCGTGTACATGCGAGTTACAGATATTAATGGTAATGTAAAAATGCACTTGCTATGTTCAAAATCGCGCATCAATCCGCTTCAGGACAAAAACAAGACTGTGCCGCGCTTAGAGCTTAACGCAGCCCTGCTACTCTCTATTCTTATGTCAAAGGTCTATTGCACGCTAAAACTAATTCATAATATAAACAATGTTTACTGTTTTACTGATTCAAAAATTGTACTCGCATGGTTGCACGCAGAACCCATGAAACTTAATGCATACGTCGCGAACAGGGTTAAAGCGATCACCAAAAATCTATCTGTTTGTCGCTGGCTTTATGTAAGCACTGAAAACAATCCTGCGGACTATGTAAGTAGGGGCGTTTCACCCAGTGAGCTTCACGATTGTCGCATGTGGTGGGATGGGCCTGAAATTTTGCTcgataataaatacaattttgacTCTGAAATAGATTTACCTGCAAACTTACCTGAGACCAAGTCCGGGTcagcattctctaccagtcaacTCTCCACATACACGGGTGACATTTTTGATCATTTACGTAATTATTCTGGCATACACAAGATGGTACGTACGTTGGCTTATGTATTGCGGTTTGTAAACAACATAAAAGGTGACAAAATATCTTACAATTATTTGTCATCTTCTGAATTGAATAATGCTTTATtgttgataattaaaaatgaacAAGAATTATATTTTAAGGACGAAATTTCAtgtttaagaaataataaacctGTTAAGGGTCCCTTGCAAAGTCTATGCCCATTTTTAGATTGTAAAGGCATTTTGCGTGTTGGCGGCAGACTACACCATTCTAATATTCCATATGCACATAAGCATCAGGTTATTTTGCCCAAAAAATGTCATATTACTGATTGTATTATAAAGTCTGAGCATGAAAGACTGTTACATGCGGGACCGAAGCTATTATTgtgtaatttaaatcaaaaattttggaTTACAAACGGTTTAATGTATGTTAAGAAATTAACTAAGGATTGTGTATTATGTTTCAGACACAAGGCTAGTGCCTCCAAGCAGTTGATGGGTTCCTTGCCAGCCGATAGAGTGACCGCTATGAGTCGCCCCTTTGAAAAGGTTGGAGTGGATTTTGCTGGGCCTATAAATGTAAAACTATCGCGCGTGAGACGCTCCCTGGTGGGTAAAGGCTATATCTGCGTATTTGTATGCTTTGCTACAAAAGCGGTTCATCTTGAACTCGCATCAGATCTTACCACAGAAACCTATCTAGCGTGCCTCAAACGACTTATCTCTAGAAGAGGGTTGCCCAGGGAAATCTACTCTGACAATGCTAGCACCTTTAAAGGCGCACGGAACCAATTAGCTGAGCTCTATTCACTGCAGGCATCTGGTAGTCACCAAAATAAAGTATGTCAATTTGCTGCCAGTCAAGGCATAAACTTTCATTTTGTTCCGGCCTACTCGCCTACGTTTGCGGGACTTGCAGAGGCTGCAGTAAAGAGCACTAAATACCACTTAAAAAGAGTGTTACAATCACAATTGTTAACTTATGAACAGATAAATACAATcttaattgaaattgaatgtatATTGAATTCAAGACCACTTATTCCATTGTCATCAGATGTAAATGATTTTAGTTACTTGACACCGGGACATTTTTTAATAGGAAATTCACTAACAATGTACCCTGAAAATGATGTAACAAATATTCCTTCTAACAGACTTAAATTTTGGCAGCTATGTAATCAAATTAAACAATCATTTTGGAAAATGT
This genomic stretch from Ostrinia nubilalis chromosome 14, ilOstNubi1.1, whole genome shotgun sequence harbors:
- the LOC135077960 gene encoding uncharacterized protein LOC135077960 isoform X1 translates to MELNELIAARGYVKGTITRLTSLVSTPQSVKNLSKENLIAKRQKLIDSFSQYEKLNIKILTIQPEDKENVELFEENYYNITSVIDQELNSRDNRNHSAPMSKLHLPPIDVPIFSDAYTSRAFHMERDATKEPTINTFLEYLDKRALALENADPGFHGQQRQPQKEQGNAVGRMVAYTAAQEPTCLYCAAAYRAAGAA
- the LOC135077960 gene encoding uncharacterized protein LOC135077960 isoform X2, with the protein product MELNELIAARGYVKDAYTSRAFHMERDATKEPTINTFLEYLDKRALALENADPGFHGQQRQPQKEQGNAVGRMVAYTAAQEPTCLYCAAAYRAAGAA